A segment of the Cryptosporidium parvum Iowa II chromosome 5, whole genome shotgun sequence genome:
tcatttttttttttttttttttttgcaataATATGCAAAgttaaaatttatatttttttttacttatATATAGcggtaaaaaaaaattgtattaCGTGTTTGCATGAATGTACTTTACCGCCAAATGTCATGCTTAGAGTAACTCATGCATCGCGACAACGCGTAAAATAAAGTACCAGGataaataaagtaataGGAAAAGGTAATAAAAAGCAGCATAATTAAATGGAATAAAAGGTAGAATTGAGATCAAAAAAAAGCATTAGGAAAAGACAAGAAAAATTAgtattggaaaaaaaaaaaattactttttgttttaataaatccGATTTTAAGCATTAAttaagtaataattaaGAAGAGAGTATAAAAGATTAGGTGATCTTTGGAGGAATTACGACAAATTAAGTTGAGAAAACATTTTTGAAACTCTGATAAAACGATCACATGaatattgtaaataattaaattgaactataaatataaatagtGAAAAAAAAGGTGCCTTGCTTCATATTACAATAAAGAATACTGATTAAgacaaaaattaatcacTAAATTCAATAGAAGAGAGATATTTAGTATATTTGAAGTAAAAACTTAAAATAAagattaatataaatatatatattatatatataaatttatatttttatatgtGCAGAACAGCATAAATAATAAggtatatataaatatatacttaaatattttcatatttatttatatattatatagaGAGATGCAAAATTCATTAGAAATTTCTACAGAGGAAGTTGGTATAATGAGAAATAATGGCTTTGTTACAGAAGAGGAACAGAATCACTTAAATGAAAGTTTTGGGTTCGAggaatgaagaaaatatagaGTTAACTGAGAATCAAAGAGTTATAAGAAATTCtcaaaatgaagaaaactCAAGTAATCTAGTTAATAGACAACAAAATAACTTGGAAGGTACaagattaataaaattattgagaAAATATGCAGAAAAAGTGCGTGAGTGTTTAATACaacttgaatataattcaagAGCACAACTTCCATTAATCAAGTTTGTTCTGAGAATCTTCATTATCTTATCTTTAACAATTCTACCTCTAATTAACGAAATCCACTCAGTTACTCCTCTTTTGTCAGTTTTTCTAAGAGAAAGTGATTGGTTTCTAATTCCAATGTCAATGAATAAACATGCAATTAACAATGACTTgttattaagaataaatcAGCATGAATATAATATGTTATTACAAAAGAAAAACTATCAACAAAGAATTAACCATAGTATTTTTCCAGGATTATTGAATCCCTATGATGATAACGGACTTTTTTCACAGAATTTAAAACCAAAAAAGTCAAAAAATAACTCAAATGTGTGCATTAATAGGGATGCCCGCCTTTTGATTTCAAAAGAGACTAGTTTAAATTATGAGCATTTGTCACTATTAGTACCGACTATTTGGTGTCCAATAtctaatttgaataatgaatttaatcaaGTGATTTATAATACAAGAAGAGAAGGGCAGAGCAGAAAGGTCAAGATATTATATATGAACAAGGATCAAAATACACGAAATAATATTCTGGGATTAACTTCTTTGAAGATGCATAAAAATACATATAGATATAGACCAACCAAAATTTTTAAGATTATCTCTACTTCTTTTGTAATTATAAGATGGTTTATGTTAATTTCAAGAATGGTTATGCAGCTTTGGAGttttaatacattttttcCAAACACTggaaatagtaataatattaatagtattgCACAATTTCAGTTTATCCAAGAATTTAAGTCATTGGTTTCTTTTAGCATCTTCTATATTTGGTCATTATCATGTGTATACTTATTATTTGGGCTTACAACCAGTAAATGCAGtatttttccaaaaattgCAATACATGAGAAAGTACAATGGCTACTTTGGAATTTGTGTACTAATTACTACAATTTGTTTCTATGCTACTAGGTTACCATACTTTGACTATCAAGAAGActctaataattcaaaCTCTTCTGGTTCTAGTAGTTctgtaaataataataataataatcaattagaagaagaaaattatcgcttaaagaaaaggaaaatttTTATCCAACATATCCTCTCAGTGATTTCTTGTTGTGGATTTGGATTTTCATTAAGTGGTAGTGTCCTTTTACTATCTACAAGAATTACTAGTCCTTGGGTTAATTCTTGCTTTATTACAATTATCTCACAATCTTTAGACCTCCTATTAAGAGGTTATTTGGGGCTTATTATTGATCATCATAgctttgaagaaaaaaagatcagatattataaatatgtATTTCCTTCATACCTTTTAAAAGATGAAGAGAAGATCCAttgcaataataatggCCAAAGAGAGTGGGTTGTAAAGTGTAACTATAACTCCCAACCTCCTCCTTTAATCTTTAAGcattcttttatttcaatCAGTTTAACCAAAATATCATCCACATTCTTTTCACTTAATAACTTCtctaataatgaagaacAAACAGATTCTCAATCAAATAATGCTTCTCAAACAACTAATTGTATGATATGTTATGAAAATCCAAGTAATATAGTTTTTTCTCCATGTTTACATAGTGGAATATGCGATAATTGTATAGATGAACTAATGAAGTGGACAGTATgtaaattaaagaaaattccATGCTGTCACCTTTGCCGTTCACCTATTGAAATTGCATGGCAACTTAATCCTAATGAATCCAAttctaatgaaaataattacttttcTGAGAAATGCACTGAAGTTATTTATCCCAAGTTACAAATTTATGATGATTCTAATGAAAAGAGCAACTTATAAAATTCAGAATCATTTAtactaattttatttataattatacttcttttttcatatactaatattatttatcaaataagtCAAGAATTactatattttattaatcaagGGACagatataaaaaaaataaaaactgAGCATAAAGCTGTTcgtcatttttttttattaataataatattaaattataatttaccaatatatacttttttccaaattcaattattttttttttttctttattatttattggtATTAACACTTTCTCATttacttaatattattatttccacATAAAAAATTTCCCAACTAGTAATTTTAATACCGgcatttaaaaaatgacGTGTGTAATATTTAACaaattttgcatgcaacttttaaagaaaatcaGAATTTTTATGGAATTGCAAAAATATGTATAGATTGGTCCTTATGTAAGCATTTTGGTGATTGTCtgtttttcttcttcattttaTCTGAAACTGTTACAATCATATTATCAGAAATGAAAGAAACTCCTTCAACGttacaatatttaaagtCACAAACATGGTCTCTTGGGAAATAATAGACCCGCCCATTGGGAAGTAGTTGAATCTTATCAGGATCCAAATATTCTCCGTCTCCATAATCTATTTCTCCAATCCATATACTTGAGTCTTCCTGTGAAGTTATTGCTACTTTATTACCTCTTACATCAATTGATGAGTAATCTTGAAAATTAGCTTCTTTAGGAATGTTAATCATCCTAACTGATTTCCATATgcattttgattttaaacTATTCATATCACTATTAATTGTATCCCCAGTTGTTAATTCTGttgttttatttatatattccTTCTTCATTAAAATGAGTCTTCCATTTCCATATTCTTCTCCTTTCATTTCTCCCATACAAAAATTGCCTTCGCAAAGTcccaataaataaaaatcacCATTTCGCGTTCTTAGTCCTATTGCTCCCTCAAATCCTTTGTTATCAAAATCAAACTTATGTTCTGCAGTGCATGTTTCTAAAACTTCATATGACTCAACATTATTCACCTTTACTAATGctaattcaataatatgTGAATGATAATGCCTAGAAGAATTATGATTTTCGTCTTTTAAGTTCTTTGAAAAAtctttatataattttaattcttctaaatCATGTGGTATTGATTCTCTGATTACAAATAAATGCCCTGTAATATCATCCCTTACAATTGCTTCCCACTGTGAATCCTCAGTATTTGGATCAGTTCCTAATAAAAGTGTATTAATATCCAAAGGATTTCCACCTGATGTTGTTGTTTGCATATTTAATAGTTTATTTGAATGTGAAAAAGGAGTTAAGCTTAATCCAAATTTTCCAATAGTCCAAGAATTATCACAAACTACCCAcatttcttcattaaaaactttaacATCACTTGCTTCAAATTTTCTTATATTCAAAGTATCTTTGGGTAAGGCAAAATATGAAAGTTCATAAACCAGTTTTAATACTTTCTTTGTGTAATCCTTGTCATTACATATATCATTTTCTGCTGctcttttatttatacCATAAGTGTTATAATGACTTCCAAATACTGAATTCACTACATCTAACGTTGTATTTCCTCCTAAATTGATAacatctttaattatatgATCATTATCTTTCTTAGTTACATTGCCATTAATATCTATTACTGAGCTTCTATTTGTCACTCTTTCACTATCCcctaaaattaatgaacCTGTTTTATTTTGTTCCATATTTGACATTTGAGTTGAATTTACTATTTGTTTCACATTTTTATTCtcataattattataagcTCTTCCCTCatgtttcttctttaaaagTAGAGCATTTTCAAGCATTTCCTTTCTCAATTCTATTCTATTTTTAACTGGTAATTTTATTAGTACTAGTAAGCTAATAAAAGCAGCCAATATAACTAAAAATCTTAATATAGATGAAAACTTCTTATTACCTAAATTAAAATACTCATTAAAGAGATTATTACTGacatttctattattagtattggaattttgattatctgaaatattaaagtagTTATTACTAAATCTTCCCAATGAAATATAATCACTTTCAATTTTGTTATCAAAGTTATTATACATATCCATAGCTTTCTGTTTTACTTCTACTACTATTTTatgtaattaatattattctttttaaatttcaTGAAATGATGccaattaaattatttatctaTGTTAAATCCGTTtaaatttaagaaattatataaCTTGAATTGATATAACCCTTTAATTGTATAGGCACACAcacatttattaatatttaaatgatcATTTAgcttgaatttaaaaaaaaacaaacattaatatttttgatctATTCgcaaacttttttttttattttgcaTATTTGCATATAATCACATTTTCCCctcatttttttgattatcCTACTCAAAAACAAATAGAAAAACTTAGATTAATCATAAAGACACTAACACAACCTGAAAACTATCTAAAATACTAGCTATGCGCACTATGATCAATCATATATTAtcttatttatattcaatttaaCTTTTATATGGTATCGAGtgaacaaaaattattccaatattGCCGCCAAAACAGCCTCATGTACATGTGACTTTGGCGGTAAAATTGCCTGGTCAAAGGGTgcatatatttaaattaaattgatCAAGACTCACAAATATAAAATGGGTAAACAGTGAAATAGGTGTCagtttttgtttttaaaaaattgggGAAAAAGAacttataatattatttttttttggttcATTAGTAAGattgataaattaataatttatagagatcttttttctctcattctaatttaataaaattcaagTGAAAATAATAGCAATTTACAAAAAGGATCAAAGTTATTTTAcgttaaaataattaagatgaaaaatataataaaaatatgtaTAACCgtattttaattatatgctcagtaaattagaaaattgaagtatttttttctgaattcaactaaataataaaaaaaaagaatttttggAGTTGAAATGAGAAACGAAAATGGTATTGCTAATTCTAGTCAAAAGCTAACCTTAGGCAAACATGTTTTGCGCGCCACTTTGATTCTCACAATATTACTACCATTTATCTTGGagatatattatttgatacCTAATTTTGTTTCGTTTTATTCAGGAAAAGAATGGGTAAGAGTATTACTTGATGAAAAccaaaataatgatttgaGAACAATAAGCAAATCAAACTCAACAGAAAGCAATGTAATGGATAGGATGGCAGTAGATAAGAATGACAATATATTGATAATGTTAATCAAGAATCCAATTTCTCACATAGTAATTCAAGATGTGTTTTTGGATAAGAGTGTGTCAGAAAATAGtttgaaaaaaagtatAAGAATACCAAAAACAAGGGGAGTAAAGAATTATTCTTCAAGaagtaaaaaagaattaagtGGAGATAGACTTTTAGTAAGAAAAGATAATTGTAACTGCCCAGCATTggaaaattcattttcaaatatagtAGAGAATGAAAATGGCGaattttattcattaatgCTTGATGGTCAAAATAGTGTGAATaatccaatattaatacagGTGATAtctctaatattattattgtttagATGGgtcatattattaatgtatATAGTGGCTCAGCTTTTTCTTCCAATAAAAGCTGTAAGACAGATAGTAAACAAGAAGTTATTAAGGTCTAGTGCAATATCAGTTTTTTATGTTACAAGTATATCTCTATCTTTAACCATAGTTGGTTTAGAAGGTAAAGATTGCATAAGTTGGTGGTTTCTTGGATCTTCTCCAGAATATATATTGTTGATACAAGTTTTTGTTTGGTTAATAGCTAGTGTTTgtatttttctatatttggTTCAATACTTTTTAGAAATAGTTTTGAATGTATCTAGAAGATACAAATTGTTGAATGACTTCATAACAACATCTATTTTTATTCCAGCAGGATTACTGATAATCGTTTCAATAAGCTTGTGTATTCTGGGAATAATTAAACCATGGATATTTATGGCTTGGCTAACAACAGCAGTAACTGAGTTTGAGAaaaatttaagaatattaGCAAAAGTTTatgatgaagaatttcCATTAGAAGCAGAAACAAGTTGGAGTAgaaattctatttttttcaatagaaCAAACAGTAATAATGTCAGAGAAGAGcataaaaatgaaattagcGTAGTAGAATTAAGAGAAGATTCCAATGATGATAAATCtgaaaaaatgaaagaaaataactcaaaattaaatactagaagagaaaatgatattttaataataccCATTAGTAATTCatactttaaaatattggaTTATAGCCttgataatttttgtaCAAAGTTATGTTTATGGTACATAACTCAGCATAATGAAGCAGATAACAAGCTAGTTTCTAGAATTGAGTTAGAGGAACATTCAAATAAGAACTCACTAAAAATATTCGAATTTTCAATAACAGATTTTGTTAGGAATTTGGATTTAGAGGAAAAAGGTATAGATAAAAATTCGTCAAGAATATGCCTAACAAAAGTtaaatcatcatcatcagaCTCGACAGTTTCTAGAATCAATTCATTTCATACAGAAAATATGAGtgaaaatacaaatagtcaatttatttgtaatatatgTTTCCTGGATTTtgattcaataattattttttcacCATGTGGGCATGGAGGTGTATGTTTAGAATGCCTTGGAGATTATATATCGAACAATTTCAAGTTAAAACAACATCCAAAATGCCACATATGTCGGgaagatatttcaaaaatgatAGAGATTCAAAAGGGTAAGGAACAAATTAGTCAAGATaagtatatatttgaagagGCAAGAAGCTTTGAGACAACTCTAAGCAATAAAGTGAATTcgattaatgaaaataatgtgAATGAcattcatttaatttcaaatactAAATTAATTGCTGAAATTTCTTgtaattcaagaaatagTAATTCCTCAAGTTATAGTAGAAGTTCCAGCTCTGTATCTAATCgagattcaaattcaagCATTATTACTCTTAAAATATCAAGAAAGAATTCAGATTTATGGTCACATCCAcgtattaaagaatttattagcGATAATGaaactaataaattaaaaacttGGGTTCGTAGTCATTTTACTCGATTTTTTACTAATTCAAATAGAAGATTAAGCTaaaatagtaattattataatttttataatttcttttattttcccTCCCCTCATGCATTTATTTGCATGGCTTACATGCAAATAATTCTTTCCACAACAAGCTCCCGCCATACGTGTAAAATACCGGTATCTAAAattattgtaaataataCACACGTAATacgaaaaaaataattttagggaattaaaaaatttgattccCTATatgaatttctttttttttaaataaattattcaagacgaatttcaaagaatattCTTGAGGAATTTTATACAAATTATAAAGAAAccaatgaaaataattaaattcataTAAAGTTTAATttaaggaaaaaaaaatatacgatttttggaatattaatagaCTTGGATTTGATTCATGTTGTCTTATAACAGAGTTAAATGTGGTGATTATACATTAAGCTTTTATGATTCTAAGTAAACCTTTTTTTATAGTTAGgtaagaaaaaatttagCCTTCAATTCAAGATTGTGGGGAAGTTTAAAATAAGAACCTCCATACCAAGAAGATGAGTGCTAAGACTAATAATgtaaataacaatattaatgacAAAGACGAAATAAGTAATAGTTATgttgatttaaaaaatgatgaaCAAGGCTCTGATATTCAAGATGAGCCTTTTAATATAAGCAATTTAATATCAGTGTTGcgttttaatttaaataatgaaaatgcaagtaaagagaaaatattgagCCAAATATacaatttaatgaataaaagaatGCCAATAAAGTATTCTACTGTACAAAGAAAGACTAAAGCCAAGGGGTTTGTTACAAGTGAAGATAGATTACGAGGTAAACTTTATAATGATCATTTGAGAAATAAGTCTAAAGAAATCAACAAAAATCACcataaagaaattcaagaaaaatcTGCAGACCCTGATTCAGCTAATGAaagtatttcaaataataataaaagtcCTACCAATACTATAAGAATTACATCCCCCAAAATAtctataattaataaaaatgatatgAAAAATAAGCAAATTAacatattatttgattacATTCTATCAACACTTATCATATCTGATCAGATCAAAGTTAAATTGGATATATTAACATTACTGGAAGAACAGTATGAGACAATATTGGGAAACCCTGAACAAATTCtttctgaaaaaaaatgttggGAAAGATATAATACAACTTTTAATCTATTTGAACATATTATCGCAGCAAATTATAAAGCAATTGCAAATGAgtcaattaatttatttgaagcTAGTACAGTCCTTTCTGgttcaaattcaatttccattgataatatttacCAAGAATTAATCAACAATcctaaatattcaattccTATAGTATTACAATCTCAGACTTTGGTTACTTTTACAAGTATTGCTCTCTGCTTGAATTTATTGGAAACTGCACCTTTCTGGTTTTCTAAGCTACTTTCTatattgtttattatttgcaAAGAAGAATCTATTAAAACACANAAATCACATGATAGAAATCCTAtattattccaaaattaCTATTCAATCTTAAGAAGATATGCGATCGAGTGTCTTATTGAGATTAATAAGACTTATCCGTTGATTTTTTGTCCTCTGTTAGAAATCAATTTTATACCAAATcagaatattgaaaaagtcaatattgaaaatcaGGGTTTTGGCTTTATACAAAGAAATATTCATCCAAGTATTTGGCTAGATAATCTTGAAAAAGGATTCATTACAGATTGCAAGAACTTcaataagaataatatttataatgaCCAATTCATTGAACTAAtgatcaatattatcattactTTAATCGTTAAAAATTATACAAAACAAACAGATATTACCAAAGTTATCAAGGAAAAGGAAAGATTTCTTACATATTTGGTGACTTATATTATGGAGAATTTGAAATCTATTTCATGCTGGAATTTACACAGTCGAATTTtattcttgaaaaaaattacaaaaacaTTGTCAATACCTTCCAATATTTTGGAATCATCTCTTATACCTTTTTCATATTCATCCAGAATtcatattttatttgaaatttgttTCTTTATATTGGACGgtatttcaaaagaatcTTTCTCCAATGTATATCATCAgattattggaatattaaataattttcattttcctTTAACTTTTAGAATATATTCATCCAAATGGATCCAATTTCTCATTTCGAACTATTCTGAAAAGTTAATTGAACAAACTaataatcatcaaaattataCTTTGGCTAAGTTTATTCACCATCTGTTAATACCAAAATGGTACGATTTTTGTAAAAtcaaatactttaaatCCCTTATCATTCTTCAGCTTAAGTTCCAAAACGTTATTCAAAATACTAATGACGAAGATTTTTTTGAGATTCTTTATCAATCTTTAAATACTTTGcaagaatatattattattaaagctCCTGTTGGTGCAcattcaatttatttaaagctattattcaaaatttctatattatttgGAGTTAACCAACATATTTCTGATTTAATTGTTAAATATACATGCCATCCAAATTTCCCAAATATCATCTGATCacataaataattctataCAATTATTACATTTAATATCAAGTTTATTCATCMAACCAGAGACMATTTGTAagtttatattaattatttattttaatattatggACTAATTAACTCatgaattttcaatattttattttcaaaaaaaattaatatagtGAACATATTCtacttttatttgaaacttTCCTGAGTCATATCAAAACTTTGAATAATCCAAGAGATATTGATCCATTTCTTATGgtattgatttatttatcGAAGAGACTTTAGATTCACAGAAATGGGAAATCATGCAGTAATTTCAGATTTGAtcaattcattattttatattccaaaagtatttcttgaaaagattcaaaaacCTGTACTTAAATggatttatattaat
Coding sequences within it:
- a CDS encoding protein with 3 transmembrane domains, ring domain, and possible signal peptide: MRKYNGYFGICVLITTICFYATRLPYFDYQEDSNNSNSSGSSSSVNNNNNNQLEEENYRLKKRKIFIQHILSVISCCGFGFSLSGSVLLLSTRITSPWVNSCFITIISQSLDLLLRGYLGLIIDHHSFEEKKIRYYKYVFPSYLLKDEEKIHCNNNGQREWVVKCNYNSQPPPLIFKHSFISISLTKISSTFFSLNNFSNNEEQTDSQSNNASQTTNCMICYENPSNIVFSPCLHSGICDNCIDELMKWTVCKLKKIPCCHLCRSPIEIAWQLNPNESNSNENNYFSEKCTEVIYPKLQIYDDSNEKSNL
- a CDS encoding protein with 4 transmembrane domains, signal peptide and a RING domain, which produces MRNENGIANSSQKLTLGKHVLRATLILTILLPFILEIYYLIPNFVSFYSGKEWVRVLLDENQNNDLRTISKSNSTESNVMDRMAVDKNDNILIMLIKNPISHIVIQDVFLDKSVSENSLKKSIRIPKTRGVKNYSSRSKKELSGDRLLVRKDNCNCPALENSFSNIVENENGEFYSLMLDGQNSVNNPILIQVISLILLLFRWVILLMYIVAQLFLPIKAVRQIVNKKLLRSSAISVFYVTSISLSLTIVGLEGKDCISWWFLGSSPEYILLIQVFVWLIASVCIFLYLVQYFLEIVLNVSRRYKLLNDFITTSIFIPAGLLIIVSISLCILGIIKPWIFMAWLTTAVTEFEKNLRILAKVYDEEFPLEAETSWSRNSIFFNRTNSNNVREEHKNEISVVELREDSNDDKSEKMKENNSKLNTRRENDILIIPISNSYFKILDYSLDNFCTKLCLWYITQHNEADNKLVSRIELEEHSNKNSLKIFEFSITDFVRNLDLEEKGIDKNSSRICLTKVKSSSSDSTVSRINSFHTENMSENTNSQFICNICFLDFDSIIIFSPCGHGGVCLECLGDYISNNFKLKQHPKCHICREDISKMIEIQKGKEQISQDKYIFEEARSFETTLSNKVNSINENNVNDIHLISNTKLIAEISCNSRNSNSSSYSRSSSSVSNRDSNSSIITLKISRKNSDLWSHPRIKEFISDNETNKLKTWVRSHFTRFFTNSNRRLS